In a single window of the Pseudogemmatithrix spongiicola genome:
- a CDS encoding ribonuclease HII: protein MAGGWSAFERSLRAAGAAHIAGVDEVGRGPLAGPVVVCAVIMPAERRAIAGVTDSKQLGAAERERLAARIRQDAVALALAAASVREIARWNVYQATARAMARALARLPRAPDEVLVDGKPIKTLAVAHHAIVGGDAKCYSIACASIVAKVVRDRLMTRLAARYPDFGWERNAGYGTPTHIAALRTHGLTAHHRVQFCRTALGGQLEL from the coding sequence GTGGCTGGCGGCTGGAGCGCCTTCGAGCGTTCGCTGCGGGCCGCGGGTGCCGCGCACATCGCCGGCGTGGATGAAGTCGGACGGGGCCCCCTCGCGGGCCCCGTCGTCGTTTGCGCGGTGATCATGCCCGCCGAACGTCGCGCCATCGCCGGCGTGACGGATTCGAAGCAGCTCGGTGCCGCCGAGCGCGAGCGCCTTGCGGCGCGCATCCGGCAGGACGCGGTGGCCTTGGCGCTCGCGGCCGCCAGTGTGCGGGAGATCGCCCGCTGGAACGTCTATCAGGCCACGGCCCGGGCCATGGCGCGGGCGCTGGCGCGGCTGCCGCGGGCTCCCGACGAGGTGCTCGTCGACGGCAAGCCGATCAAGACGCTCGCGGTCGCGCACCACGCCATCGTCGGCGGCGATGCCAAGTGCTACTCGATCGCCTGTGCCAGCATCGTCGCCAAGGTGGTCCGTGACCGGCTCATGACGCGGCTCGCGGCGCGCTACCCCGACTTCGGGTGGGAGCGGAACGCCGGCTACGGGACCCCGACGCACATCGCCGCGTTGCGGACGCACGGGCTGACCGCGCACCATCGAGTGCAGTTCTGCCGCACGGCGTTGGGCGGACAGCTCGAACTCTGA
- the rplS gene encoding 50S ribosomal protein L19, producing MHAFSETQKEYLKDVPAFRAGDTLRVNVRVKEGEKERLQAFEGVCIGRKGAGVSATFTVRKISNGVGVERIFPLHSPMLAEIKVVRRGRVRRAKLFYLRNVTGKAARIAEKKVRVQVPATGEAAQA from the coding sequence ATGCACGCTTTCTCCGAAACCCAGAAGGAATACCTGAAGGACGTCCCCGCTTTCCGTGCCGGCGACACGCTCCGCGTGAACGTCCGCGTGAAGGAAGGCGAGAAGGAGCGTCTGCAGGCCTTCGAAGGCGTCTGCATCGGCCGCAAGGGCGCCGGCGTCTCGGCCACCTTCACGGTCCGCAAGATCTCGAACGGCGTGGGCGTGGAGCGCATCTTCCCGCTGCACTCGCCGATGCTGGCCGAGATCAAGGTCGTGCGCCGTGGCCGCGTCCGCCGCGCCAAGCTCTTCTACCTCCGCAACGTGACCGGCAAGGCCGCGCGTATCGCCGAGAAGAAGGTGCGCGTGCAGGTGCCGGCCACGGGTGAGGCGGCCCAGGCGTAA
- the trmD gene encoding tRNA (guanosine(37)-N1)-methyltransferase TrmD — MLTINIISIFPDFFTGPLGLSIPKRAAEAGLVRYNCVDLRSFATDKHKTVDDAPFGGGPGMVMKPAPFFDAVESVGATAPIVLLSPRGKVFSHADAVRFAEGTELTLLCGHYKDVDQRVADHLATEEISLGDFVLSGGEPAALAVVDAVVRLLPGAMSDIESARTDSFFDRGLSAPSYTRPAEYRGFKVPDVLLSGNHAEIDRWRREEGERLTRERGG, encoded by the coding sequence ATGCTGACGATCAACATCATCTCGATCTTCCCGGACTTCTTCACGGGGCCGCTGGGCCTGAGCATCCCGAAGCGTGCCGCCGAAGCGGGCCTGGTGCGGTACAACTGCGTCGACCTGCGGTCCTTCGCGACGGACAAGCACAAGACCGTCGACGACGCACCGTTCGGCGGCGGCCCGGGCATGGTGATGAAACCCGCCCCCTTCTTCGACGCCGTCGAGTCCGTGGGCGCGACCGCGCCGATCGTGCTGCTCTCGCCCCGCGGGAAGGTGTTCAGTCACGCGGATGCCGTGCGATTCGCCGAGGGGACGGAGCTGACGCTGCTCTGCGGCCACTACAAGGATGTCGATCAGCGCGTCGCTGACCACCTGGCCACCGAGGAGATCTCCCTCGGCGACTTCGTGCTCAGCGGGGGGGAGCCGGCGGCTCTGGCGGTGGTGGACGCCGTGGTGCGCTTGCTGCCCGGCGCAATGAGCGACATCGAATCCGCCCGCACGGACTCGTTCTTTGACCGCGGTCTCTCTGCCCCCTCGTACACGCGGCCCGCCGAGTACCGGGGGTTCAAGGTCCCGGATGTGCTGCTGAGCGGGAATCACGCCGAGATCGACCGCTGGCGCCGGGAGGAAGGGGAGCGGTTGACCCGCGAGCGCGGCGGCTGA
- the rimM gene encoding ribosome maturation factor RimM (Essential for efficient processing of 16S rRNA), translating to MTLPDCAAVGRIRRPHGVRGELLLEALTDEPGAIFAPGRRVFQGTPDGALWLDPRTRQPRTLEVKALRPVKDGFLLTLVEIADRTEAEKWNGRCLLVPVEELSEPDDGEVFAHELVGMQLVDADSAAEIGEVVEFYELPQGLLLDFRTPQGRVASLPFVDEFVEDVDREARTIRVRLPDGLLET from the coding sequence GTGACGCTTCCCGACTGCGCTGCGGTGGGCCGCATCCGTCGGCCGCACGGCGTGCGCGGGGAGCTCTTGCTGGAAGCACTGACCGACGAGCCAGGCGCGATCTTCGCGCCTGGCCGTCGCGTTTTCCAGGGCACGCCGGACGGCGCGCTGTGGCTGGACCCGCGCACGCGGCAGCCGCGCACGCTCGAGGTGAAGGCGCTGCGCCCCGTGAAGGACGGTTTCCTGCTCACGTTGGTCGAGATCGCCGACCGCACCGAAGCCGAGAAGTGGAACGGGCGCTGCCTGCTCGTGCCGGTGGAGGAACTCTCCGAGCCGGATGACGGCGAGGTGTTCGCCCACGAGCTCGTCGGCATGCAGCTGGTCGACGCTGACAGCGCGGCGGAGATTGGTGAGGTCGTCGAGTTCTATGAGCTGCCGCAGGGGTTGCTGCTGGACTTCCGGACGCCGCAGGGGCGCGTGGCCAGCCTGCCGTTCGTGGATGAGTTCGTCGAGGATGTGGACCGCGAGGCGCGGACCATCCGGGTTCGCCTGCCAGACGGCTTGCTGGAGACGTGA
- the rpsP gene encoding 30S ribosomal protein S16, translating to MAVRIRLRRQGRKKAPTYRIVVADGRSPRDGKFIEILGQYAPRAGEQAVQLDVARANYWLDNGAQPSDTVRSLLRKAGVLKARHETRLATKLAAKAVPVKE from the coding sequence ATGGCAGTTCGTATCCGTCTCCGCCGTCAGGGCCGCAAGAAGGCCCCGACCTACCGCATCGTCGTGGCCGATGGCCGCAGCCCGCGCGATGGCAAGTTCATCGAGATCCTCGGGCAGTACGCGCCGCGGGCCGGTGAGCAGGCCGTCCAGCTCGACGTCGCGCGCGCGAACTACTGGCTCGACAACGGCGCCCAGCCGTCCGACACCGTGCGTTCGCTGCTCCGCAAGGCTGGCGTGCTCAAGGCCCGCCACGAGACCCGCCTCGCGACGAAGCTCGCCGCGAAGGCTGTCCCGGTGAAGGAGTAA
- the ffh gene encoding signal recognition particle protein produces the protein MFTELSEKLEATFARLRGRGVLTDADIKDGLREVRRVLLEADVSFQLTGEFLARVEKRAVGVTQLKSVSPAQQLVKIVYDELTLMLGERKEGLKLSSVPPTVVLMVGLQGSGKTTTSAKLARKLKAEGKATRLVAADVYRPAAIDQLETLGRDLQVPVYADRGTQDVVKIAKAGIEQGKKERDRVVIIDTAGRTQIDDEMMQELRRVKEAVQPDEILLVADGMTGQDAVRIAQGFNDAIGVTGVILTKMDGDARGGAALSIYGVTKKPIKYIGVGEKPDALEEFHPDRMAGRILQQGDVLTLVEKAQGAFDADEAKRMEKKIKKEGMDLQDFLSAMKQMEKLGSMQNILKMLPGVNSKVLAQASKVDPKRMKHLEAIVLSMTAQERKKPELLNGSRRARVAKGSGRPVSEVNRLLEQFREMQKMMKRMAVKR, from the coding sequence ATGTTCACTGAACTCTCCGAGAAACTGGAAGCCACGTTCGCGCGTCTGCGCGGCCGTGGTGTCCTGACCGACGCCGACATCAAGGACGGCCTGCGCGAAGTGCGCCGGGTCCTGCTTGAAGCCGACGTGTCATTCCAGTTGACGGGGGAGTTCCTGGCGCGCGTCGAGAAGCGCGCCGTCGGCGTCACGCAGCTCAAGAGCGTGTCGCCCGCGCAGCAGCTGGTGAAGATCGTCTACGACGAACTCACGCTGATGCTCGGCGAGCGCAAGGAAGGCCTCAAGCTCTCGTCGGTGCCGCCGACGGTGGTGCTCATGGTCGGCTTGCAGGGCTCGGGTAAGACGACGACGTCGGCGAAGCTCGCCCGCAAGCTGAAGGCCGAGGGCAAGGCGACGCGCCTCGTAGCGGCGGACGTGTATCGCCCCGCGGCGATCGACCAGCTCGAGACGCTGGGCCGCGACCTGCAGGTGCCGGTCTATGCGGACCGCGGCACGCAGGACGTGGTGAAGATCGCCAAGGCTGGTATCGAGCAGGGCAAGAAGGAGCGCGACCGCGTGGTCATCATCGACACCGCGGGCCGCACACAGATCGACGACGAGATGATGCAGGAGCTGCGCCGCGTGAAGGAGGCGGTGCAGCCGGATGAGATCCTGCTCGTGGCCGACGGCATGACCGGTCAGGACGCCGTGCGCATCGCGCAGGGCTTCAACGACGCGATCGGCGTCACCGGAGTGATCCTCACGAAGATGGACGGCGATGCCCGCGGTGGTGCGGCGCTGTCGATCTACGGCGTCACCAAGAAGCCCATCAAGTACATCGGCGTCGGCGAGAAGCCGGACGCCCTGGAAGAGTTCCACCCCGACCGCATGGCGGGCCGCATCCTCCAGCAGGGTGACGTGCTCACGCTCGTCGAGAAGGCGCAAGGCGCCTTCGACGCCGACGAAGCCAAGCGGATGGAGAAGAAGATCAAGAAGGAGGGCATGGACCTCCAGGACTTCCTCTCCGCCATGAAGCAGATGGAGAAGCTCGGCAGCATGCAGAACATCCTGAAGATGCTGCCGGGTGTAAATTCCAAGGTGCTGGCGCAGGCCAGCAAGGTCGACCCGAAGCGCATGAAGCACCTCGAGGCCATCGTGCTCTCGATGACAGCGCAGGAGCGCAAGAAGCCGGAGCTGTTGAATGGCTCGCGTCGGGCGCGCGTCGCGAAGGGCTCGGGACGACCGGTGAGCGAAGTGAATCGTCTGCTCGAGCAGTTCCGCGAGATGCAGAAGATGATGAAGCGGATGGCCGTGAAGCGTTAG
- the lon gene encoding endopeptidase La, translating to MTDRARVPAPPVAGLTLPADLPLLALRSTIVFPHGRIAVQVSSAENLALLLAHPAEGEPVICVLDAEDGERGLAALEGRIGVLARLTDRRPISAGVAQVTLEGLARVELGACVRDEVAGYPTARATARPEPDAPRDAARALMQRIAIASDTRAELDPSFPAELPALLRREADAPSRFADLAAARGGLRAAEKDAVLQRVDAIERLEFLAERWEREVARAKVHEEMRQETERRVDRHHREFFLRQQLQAIRSELGEGDGGEGEIAELLRRVAEARLPANVEAEAKREIERLRALSSASSEHQVLRNYLEWVLTLPWHARSGDDRVALENVEGALDGRHYGLHEAKERILEYLAVRQLRGDSGRDPHGPILCFVGPPGTGKTSLGEAIAASIGRAFYRISVGGVRDEAEIRGHRRTYVGSLPGLFLQALRRVQVKDPVLMIDEIDKMTAGGPSGDPTAAMLEVLDPSQNSTFTDHYLNLPFDLSSVLFICTANNLFDIPHVLRDRLEVIRIAGYTVEEKVEIAWRYLLPRLLEEHGITEYDLQFTDEALSTIANRYAREAGLRAFERHLAALMRKRAKRKAEGEQGAWIVDQERIEDVLGPPRYAPEEAEQEPEVGTVTGLAWTANGGELMTIEALMMPGTGKLTVTGQLGDVMRESVDAACSYVRSRGHALRVGDPELRSSDLHVHFPAGSVPKDGPSAGVAVTLAIASVMSRRPVRRDVAVTGEVTLRGRVLEIGGVKEKVLAAYRAGLRTVVLPKANEKDLRDIPSEVRSALTFKCVATMDEVLEAMLLPPRPNGFAEDLPLFEETARGPADRPRPDDEAPAR from the coding sequence GTGACCGACCGCGCACGCGTCCCTGCTCCGCCCGTCGCCGGGCTTACCCTGCCGGCTGACCTCCCGCTGCTCGCGCTGCGCTCGACCATCGTCTTCCCGCACGGGCGCATCGCGGTGCAGGTCTCGTCCGCGGAGAACCTCGCCCTGCTCCTCGCGCATCCCGCGGAAGGCGAACCGGTCATCTGCGTGCTGGATGCCGAGGACGGCGAGCGCGGGCTCGCCGCCCTCGAGGGGCGCATCGGCGTGCTGGCTCGCCTCACGGACCGCCGCCCGATTTCGGCGGGCGTCGCGCAGGTCACGCTGGAGGGACTCGCGCGCGTCGAGCTCGGCGCCTGCGTGCGCGACGAAGTCGCGGGATATCCGACGGCCCGCGCCACGGCGCGCCCCGAGCCGGACGCTCCGCGGGACGCGGCGCGCGCGCTGATGCAGCGCATCGCCATCGCCTCGGACACCCGCGCCGAGCTCGACCCCTCCTTCCCCGCGGAGCTGCCGGCCCTGCTGCGGCGCGAAGCCGATGCGCCGTCGCGCTTCGCCGACCTTGCCGCGGCGCGCGGCGGCCTGCGCGCGGCCGAGAAGGATGCGGTGCTGCAGCGCGTCGACGCCATCGAGCGCCTCGAGTTCCTCGCCGAGCGCTGGGAGCGCGAAGTCGCGCGCGCCAAGGTGCACGAGGAGATGCGGCAGGAAACCGAGCGCCGCGTGGATCGCCACCACCGCGAGTTCTTCCTCCGCCAGCAGCTGCAGGCCATCCGCAGCGAACTTGGCGAAGGCGACGGCGGCGAGGGCGAGATCGCCGAGTTGCTGCGGCGCGTGGCCGAAGCGCGGCTGCCGGCAAACGTCGAGGCAGAGGCGAAGCGCGAGATCGAGCGCCTTCGCGCCCTGTCGAGCGCCTCGAGCGAGCATCAGGTGCTGCGCAACTACCTCGAATGGGTGCTCACGCTCCCCTGGCATGCGCGCTCGGGTGATGATCGCGTCGCCCTCGAGAACGTCGAGGGTGCGCTCGACGGCCGGCACTACGGCCTGCACGAAGCCAAGGAGCGCATCCTCGAGTATCTCGCGGTCCGCCAGCTGCGCGGAGACAGCGGGCGCGACCCGCACGGGCCCATCCTCTGCTTCGTCGGCCCGCCGGGCACCGGCAAGACCTCGCTCGGCGAGGCGATCGCGGCGAGCATCGGGCGCGCGTTCTACCGTATCTCGGTGGGCGGCGTGCGCGACGAGGCGGAGATCCGCGGACATCGGCGGACCTACGTCGGCTCGCTGCCCGGCTTGTTCCTGCAGGCGCTGCGCCGCGTGCAGGTGAAAGATCCGGTACTGATGATCGACGAGATCGACAAGATGACGGCCGGCGGGCCCAGCGGCGATCCGACCGCGGCGATGCTCGAGGTGCTCGATCCCTCGCAGAACTCGACGTTCACGGACCACTACCTGAACCTGCCCTTCGACCTCTCGTCGGTGCTGTTCATCTGCACGGCGAACAACCTCTTCGACATCCCGCACGTGCTGCGCGACCGTCTCGAGGTGATTCGCATCGCCGGCTACACCGTCGAGGAAAAGGTCGAGATCGCCTGGCGCTACCTGCTGCCGCGCCTGCTCGAAGAGCACGGCATCACGGAGTACGACCTGCAGTTCACGGACGAAGCGCTGTCGACGATCGCCAACCGCTACGCGCGTGAGGCCGGCCTCCGCGCCTTCGAGCGGCACCTCGCCGCGCTGATGCGCAAGCGCGCCAAGCGGAAGGCCGAGGGCGAGCAGGGTGCGTGGATCGTCGACCAGGAGCGCATCGAGGACGTGCTCGGGCCGCCCCGCTATGCGCCGGAGGAAGCGGAGCAGGAGCCGGAGGTCGGCACGGTCACCGGTCTCGCGTGGACGGCGAACGGCGGCGAGCTGATGACCATCGAAGCCCTGATGATGCCGGGCACCGGCAAGCTCACCGTCACGGGCCAGCTCGGCGACGTCATGCGCGAATCCGTGGACGCCGCGTGCAGTTACGTGCGCTCGCGCGGGCACGCGCTGCGCGTGGGCGATCCCGAGCTGCGCAGCTCCGACCTGCACGTGCACTTCCCGGCGGGCTCAGTGCCGAAGGACGGACCCAGTGCCGGCGTGGCCGTCACGCTGGCGATTGCGAGCGTGATGAGCCGACGCCCCGTACGCCGCGACGTGGCGGTCACGGGCGAGGTGACGCTGCGCGGCCGCGTGCTGGAGATCGGCGGCGTGAAGGAAAAAGTGCTCGCCGCGTACCGGGCCGGCCTGCGCACGGTCGTGCTGCCCAAGGCCAACGAGAAGGACCTGCGCGACATCCCGTCCGAAGTGCGCAGCGCGCTGACGTTCAAGTGCGTCGCGACGATGGACGAGGTGCTCGAGGCCATGCTGCTGCCGCCGCGTCCCAACGGCTTCGCCGAGGACCTGCCGCTGTTCGAGGAGACGGCGCGCGGGCCGGCGGATCGTCCGCGTCCTGACGACGAAGCACCGGCCCGCTGA
- a CDS encoding sigma-70 family RNA polymerase sigma factor, with protein sequence MTHPTPPPDSPLDDDARWLAFVEPLRAFLRRRVPPGVDAEDVAQEVFLRLARHRATLEDVADVEAWIFRVARSALTDAWRAEQRRRARSSETDPDQLPTAEEDPAEGRREISACVLPFIAALDAPSRRALELTALQGLTQDEAARREGISLSGMKSRVQRARERVLREVQHCCGLHRDARGVVRGLGADEGCAPPASFHRIERRQK encoded by the coding sequence ATGACACACCCGACACCTCCGCCGGATTCCCCACTGGACGACGATGCGCGTTGGCTCGCCTTCGTCGAGCCGCTGCGTGCGTTTCTGCGCCGCCGCGTCCCGCCGGGTGTGGACGCCGAGGACGTGGCGCAGGAGGTCTTCCTGCGCCTCGCGCGGCATCGGGCGACGCTTGAGGACGTGGCGGACGTCGAGGCGTGGATCTTCCGTGTGGCGCGGAGCGCGCTCACCGATGCCTGGCGCGCCGAGCAACGTCGGCGTGCCCGCAGCTCCGAGACGGATCCGGATCAGTTGCCCACGGCCGAGGAGGACCCTGCCGAAGGGCGCCGTGAGATCTCGGCCTGCGTGCTCCCGTTCATCGCGGCGCTCGACGCGCCCTCGCGGCGCGCGCTCGAGCTGACGGCCCTGCAGGGCCTCACCCAGGACGAGGCGGCGCGCCGCGAGGGCATTTCCCTCTCGGGCATGAAATCCCGCGTGCAGCGGGCCCGCGAGCGTGTGCTCCGCGAGGTGCAGCACTGTTGCGGGCTGCATCGCGACGCCCGCGGCGTCGTCCGCGGCCTCGGCGCCGACGAGGGCTGCGCGCCGCCTGCGTCCTTCCATCGCATCGAGCGTCGACAGAAGTAG
- a CDS encoding SET domain-containing protein, which yields MPRPWVVRNSPRHGKGVYATAVIKAGTKIIEYTGELISEAEGERRYPTAPDGHEEPEHTYLLTLDEHRVIDANVGGNAARFINHSCEPNCEPIAYGDHMWIVAVRDIKPGEELAYDYAIELDEPHTPSRKKRFPCRCGARRCRGSILKPKYQPLHPLVRAAIRRYGPEAEARRAAGARR from the coding sequence ATGCCCCGCCCCTGGGTCGTCCGCAACTCGCCGCGTCACGGCAAAGGCGTCTACGCCACGGCCGTCATCAAGGCCGGCACCAAGATCATCGAGTACACCGGCGAGCTGATCAGCGAAGCCGAAGGGGAGCGCCGCTACCCGACCGCCCCTGACGGCCACGAGGAGCCCGAGCACACCTACCTCCTCACGCTCGACGAGCACCGGGTGATCGACGCCAATGTCGGCGGGAACGCGGCGCGGTTCATCAATCACTCGTGTGAACCGAATTGCGAGCCGATCGCGTATGGCGACCATATGTGGATCGTCGCCGTGCGGGACATCAAGCCGGGCGAGGAACTCGCCTACGACTACGCCATCGAGCTCGACGAGCCGCACACGCCGTCGCGCAAGAAGCGCTTTCCCTGTCGCTGCGGCGCCCGGCGCTGCCGCGGCTCCATCCTGAAGCCCAAGTACCAGCCGCTGCATCCCTTGGTGCGCGCGGCCATCCGGCGCTACGGACCCGAGGCCGAGGCGCGGCGCGCGGCGGGAGCGCGGCGATGA
- a CDS encoding DUF445 domain-containing protein — translation MSPLLREFLLNVAIGTIAGGVTNAVAVWMLFHPYERKFGLQGAIPKNKARLAKSIGRTVGEKLLTPKDLLDELHRAGFRDTLDAKLTALIKHLLDVERGSLREILPPSVIGEVERALAGLGPAVGDRVATWTATPAFEVKVREALARLRKELGDRPVSEVLTEARRQELAAQAATLAAELLDESRRAEQRSAAARIGDAVLRLAGEERTKAFIEKAVHDALGRAGSRTWSDVLDAIGEDVVVQWMLEAGRSPRAHDLAAEGAGTAALALLDRPIGRPSRFLADDAPARLGALAGPAVWELMEREMPKLVEQLDIPAIVERKVLGFSTARIEEIIRGVTQRELNLIVNLGYLLGAVIGTLTFLGGRLLRG, via the coding sequence ATGAGCCCGTTGCTGCGCGAGTTCCTGCTCAACGTCGCCATCGGCACCATCGCCGGCGGCGTCACGAATGCGGTCGCGGTGTGGATGCTCTTCCACCCCTACGAGCGGAAGTTCGGCCTGCAGGGCGCGATCCCCAAGAACAAGGCGCGGCTCGCCAAGAGCATCGGACGCACGGTCGGCGAGAAGCTGCTCACGCCGAAGGACCTGCTCGACGAGCTGCATCGGGCCGGCTTCCGCGACACGCTCGACGCCAAGCTCACCGCGCTCATCAAGCATCTGCTCGACGTCGAGCGGGGCTCCCTGCGTGAGATCCTCCCGCCGAGCGTGATCGGCGAGGTCGAACGCGCGCTGGCCGGACTCGGCCCCGCGGTCGGCGACAGGGTCGCCACATGGACCGCGACGCCGGCCTTCGAAGTGAAGGTCCGCGAAGCCCTCGCGCGCCTGCGCAAGGAGCTCGGGGATCGACCGGTGAGCGAGGTGCTCACGGAAGCGCGCCGTCAGGAGCTCGCGGCGCAGGCTGCGACTCTGGCCGCCGAGTTGCTCGACGAGAGCCGTCGCGCCGAGCAGCGCTCGGCGGCGGCGCGCATCGGCGATGCCGTCCTGCGCCTTGCCGGCGAGGAACGCACGAAGGCCTTCATCGAGAAGGCCGTGCACGACGCGCTGGGCCGCGCGGGCTCGCGCACCTGGAGCGATGTGCTCGATGCCATCGGCGAGGACGTGGTCGTGCAATGGATGCTCGAGGCGGGCCGCAGCCCGCGGGCGCACGACCTCGCCGCCGAGGGCGCCGGCACGGCCGCGCTCGCCCTGCTCGACCGCCCCATCGGCCGGCCCTCGCGCTTCCTCGCCGACGACGCGCCCGCACGCCTCGGCGCGCTCGCCGGCCCGGCCGTGTGGGAGCTGATGGAACGCGAGATGCCGAAACTCGTCGAGCAGCTCGACATCCCCGCCATCGTCGAGCGCAAGGTCTTGGGCTTCAGCACGGCGCGCATCGAGGAGATCATCCGCGGCGTCACGCAGCGCGAGCTGAACTTGATCGTGAACCTCGGCTACCTGCTCGGTGCCGTGATCGGTACCCTGACCTTCCTCGGCGGGCGGCTGCTGCGCGGCTGA
- a CDS encoding prepilin peptidase, with amino-acid sequence MDPLLLAVWAVVFFLGASLGSFLNVCIARWPAEQSVVSPRSRCPRCGHAIAWYDNIPIVSWLLLRAKCRGCALPISAQYPLVELTVGLIWVLSVWHYGPSLTALRLALAATILLGVVMTDLQHYVIPDGFTLTGFLLGLAFPIVAMFVGEQGPFAAPWDAVIGAFTGAGLIAVVAWLGEIAFKKEAMGQGDITLMAMIGAMVGPGRSLLTVFLAAAIGAVVFLAVVLPIGAVRAKRAGAEFEPPLVPFGVFLAPAGLVALLWGDALVAAYLSYSGL; translated from the coding sequence GTGGATCCCCTCCTCCTCGCCGTGTGGGCGGTGGTCTTCTTTCTCGGCGCCTCGCTGGGCTCCTTCCTGAACGTCTGCATCGCCCGCTGGCCGGCGGAGCAAAGCGTCGTCAGCCCTCGGTCGCGCTGCCCGCGCTGCGGCCACGCCATCGCGTGGTACGACAACATCCCGATCGTGTCGTGGCTCCTGCTGCGCGCCAAGTGCCGCGGCTGCGCGCTACCGATCAGTGCGCAGTATCCATTGGTCGAGCTGACGGTCGGCCTCATCTGGGTGCTGAGCGTCTGGCACTACGGCCCCTCGCTCACCGCGCTGCGACTCGCGCTTGCCGCGACGATCCTGCTGGGTGTGGTGATGACGGACCTGCAGCACTACGTGATTCCCGACGGCTTCACGCTGACGGGTTTCCTGCTGGGATTGGCGTTCCCCATCGTCGCGATGTTCGTCGGGGAGCAGGGGCCCTTTGCCGCTCCGTGGGACGCCGTGATCGGCGCGTTCACCGGCGCTGGCCTGATCGCGGTCGTCGCGTGGCTCGGTGAGATCGCGTTCAAGAAGGAGGCGATGGGCCAAGGTGACATCACGCTCATGGCAATGATCGGCGCGATGGTGGGGCCTGGCCGCAGCCTGCTGACGGTGTTCCTGGCGGCGGCCATCGGCGCCGTGGTGTTCCTTGCCGTGGTGCTGCCCATCGGCGCCGTGCGGGCCAAGCGCGCGGGCGCGGAGTTCGAGCCCCCGCTCGTGCCCTTCGGGGTATTCCTGGCACCGGCTGGTCTCGTGGCGCTGCTCTGGGGCGATGCCCTCGTGGCGGCGTACCTCTCGTATTCCGGACTCTGA
- a CDS encoding TrmH family RNA methyltransferase: MRLLTLARDLKRRKARERQGLFVAEGLRTVEALLDSPLRLRGVLTSDVLDRTPRGADLLSRLNAAGVEHLRVSDAEFESAADTEQPQGVLAIAEQPDRALADLMLAPAARLLVLDGIQDPGNVGTLLRSAAALGATAAVVLPGTVDPWNAKVVRSAVGHQFRHPPVLATIEELRAFLDAQGMALWGAAADGVMLGRQAVPPRLAIAVGNEGNGLSPEVRTACTAMVAIPMADDAESLNVAVAAGILLHVLRPDA, from the coding sequence ATGCGATTGTTGACCCTAGCGAGGGACCTGAAGCGCCGCAAGGCGCGCGAACGGCAGGGACTCTTCGTGGCCGAAGGGCTGCGGACGGTCGAGGCGTTGCTGGACTCGCCGCTTCGCCTGCGCGGCGTCCTGACCAGCGACGTCCTTGATCGCACGCCCCGCGGCGCCGACTTGCTGTCGCGGCTCAACGCCGCCGGCGTGGAGCACCTTCGCGTGAGCGACGCGGAGTTCGAGTCCGCGGCGGACACCGAGCAACCGCAGGGCGTGTTGGCCATCGCCGAGCAGCCCGACCGCGCCTTGGCCGACCTGATGCTTGCGCCGGCCGCGCGTCTGCTCGTGCTCGATGGCATCCAGGATCCCGGCAACGTCGGGACGCTGCTGCGCAGCGCGGCCGCGCTCGGCGCCACCGCAGCCGTCGTGTTGCCCGGTACGGTGGACCCGTGGAATGCGAAGGTCGTGCGGTCGGCGGTTGGTCATCAATTCCGGCATCCTCCTGTGCTTGCTACCATCGAGGAGCTGCGCGCGTTCCTCGACGCACAGGGCATGGCGCTCTGGGGCGCCGCAGCGGATGGCGTGATGCTCGGACGGCAGGCGGTACCGCCGCGGCTCGCCATCGCGGTCGGCAATGAGGGCAACGGACTGAGCCCCGAGGTCCGAACCGCCTGCACGGCGATGGTCGCCATTCCCATGGCCGACGACGCGGAGAGCTTGAACGTCGCCGTCGCCGCGGGCATTCTCCTTCACGTGCTCCGACCCGACGCCTGA